In Rana temporaria chromosome 3, aRanTem1.1, whole genome shotgun sequence, a single window of DNA contains:
- the POU4F3 gene encoding POU domain, class 4, transcription factor 3 has product MMAMNSKQPFSMHPILQEPKYSNLHSSSEAMRRVCLQAPQLQGNIFGGFDESLLARAEALAAVDIVSHGKNHHFKPDVTYHTMSSVPCTSTSSTVPISHPSALTTHPHHSVHQCLEGDLLDHIAPTLTVTGMGTTDHSVMSSQIHSHHLGAMGHLHQAMGMGHPHSMSSHNGMSCLNDVESDPRELEAFAERFKQRRIKLGVTQADVGSALANLKIPGVGSLSQSTICRFESLTLSHNNMIALKPVLQAWLEEAEAAYREKNAKPELFNGSERKRKRTSIAAPEKRSLEAYFSIQPRPSSEKIAAIAEKLDLKKNVVRVWFCNQRQKQKRMKYSAVH; this is encoded by the exons ATGATGGCCATGAACAGTAAGCAGCCGTTCAGCATGCACCCcatcctccaggaacccaaataCTCCAACCTGCACTCCAGCTCAGAGGCTATGCGCAGGGTCTGCCTTCAAGCCCCTCAG CTCCAGGGCAATATATTTGGAGGCTTTGATGAGAGTCTACTGGCCCGTGCTGAAGCTCTGGCGGCTGTGGATATTGTCTCACACGGCAAGAACCATCACTTCAAACCAGACGTGACCTACCATACCATGAGCAGTGTCCCATGTACATCTACCTCTTCTACAGTGCCCATCTCCCATCCTTCCGCCTTGACCACTCACCCTCACCACTCAGTGCACCAATGCTTGGAAGGGGACCTCCTAGACCACATAGCCCCAACCTTGACTGTCACTGGTATGGGGACAACAGACCACTCGGTGATGTCCTCCCAGATCCATTCACACCATCTGGGAGCCATGGGGCACCTTCACCAGGCTATGGGCATGGGCCATCCCCACTCTATGTCTTCTCACAACGGCATGTCCTGCCTCAACGACGTGGAGTCGGATCCTAGGGAGCTGGAGGCTTTTGCCGAGAGGTTCAAGCAGAGGAGGATAAAACTCGGGGTCACCCAAGCAGATGTTGGCTCAGCCTTGGCCAACCTCAAGATTCCAGGCGTGGGTTCCCTAAGCCAGAGCACCATCTGCAGGTTTGAGTCTTTGACCTTGTCCCACAACAACATGATAGCCCTCAAACCTGTCCTTCAGGCTTGGTTGGAGGAAGCAGAGGCCGCTTATAGGGAGAAGAACGCCAAACCGGAGCTCTTCAACGGTAGTGAACGGAAACGTAAACGTACGTCAATCGCAGCCCCTGAGAAGCGCTCGCTGGAAGCGTACTTCTCCATCCAGCCCAGACCTTCTTCGGAGAAAATAGCGGCCATTGCCGAGAAATTGGACCTTAAAAAGAACGTGGTTCGGGTCTGGTTTTGTAATCAGAGACAAAAACAGAAAAGGATGAAATATTCTGCAGTTCATTAA